The Macrobrachium rosenbergii isolate ZJJX-2024 chromosome 56, ASM4041242v1, whole genome shotgun sequence genome includes a region encoding these proteins:
- the LOC136836044 gene encoding ribosomal protein S6 kinase beta-1-like isoform X2 translates to MAAPGVFDLELQEEDAIECDQSDDDAIEVEESQYEQGPDINAILQSEGIETLQLSDSTVNPGAEKARPSDFQLLKVLGKGGYGKVFQVRKMTGGKRGKIFAMKVLKKATIVRNQKDTAHTKAERNILEAVKHPFIVDLVYAFQTGGKLYLILEYLSGGELFMHLEREGIFMEDTACFYLSEIILALEHLHMEGIIYRDLKPENILLDHVGHVKLTDFGLCKEKIQDDSVTHTFCGTIEYMAPEILTRTGHAKAVDWWSLGALMYDMLTGAPPFTAENRKKTIEKILKGKLNLPPYLTPDARDLIRKLLKRQVSQRLGSGPDDGEPIKRHLFFKHINWDDVLHRKLDPPFKPVLSGEDDVSQFDSKFTKQTPVDSPDDNMLSESANMVFEGFTYVAPSVLEEMARPSVVKARSPRKPYTPNSAGPFSPRVGGLQNPFTFANGADSASSGHYEQMDTSNCIQPVSQNQHIQHSQNHMSQRHQPQQTTFNWKH, encoded by the exons ATCAGAGGGTATTGAAACCCTACAGCTGTCAGATAGCACTGTTAATCCTGGAGCAGAGAAGGCACGACCCTCAGACTTTCAGCTTTTGAAGGTGTTGGGCAAAGGTGGATATGGAAAAGTTTTTCag gtcAGAAAAATGACTGGAGGCAAGAGAGGCAAAATATTTGCCATGAAGGTATTAAAAAAGGCAACTATAGTTCGCAATCAGAAGGATACAGCACATACCAAAGCTGAAAGAAATATTCTTGAGGCTGTTAAG caCCCTTTTATTGTAGACCTTGTTTATGCATTCCAAACTGGTGGAAAGCTGTATCTTATCTTGGAGTATTTGTCTGGTGGAGAGCTCTTCATGCACTTGGAAAGAGAAGGCATCTTTATGGAAGATACTGCCTG ctTCTATTTATCTGAAATTATCCTTGCCTTAGAGCATCTCCACATGGAAGGCATCATCTACAGGGATTTGAAGCCTGAAAATATCCTCTTGGACCATGTAGGGCATGTAAAATTGACAGATTTCGGTCTCTGCAAAGAAAAGATTCAG GATGACTCAGTAACACACACATTCTGCGGCACTATTGAGTACATGGCTCCTGAGATTTTAACACGGACAGGGCATGCCAAAGCTGTAGACTGGTGGTCCTTAGGGGCACTTATGTATGACATGTTAACAGGAGCT ccaccatttactgcagagaacaggaagaaaaccatagaaaaaattttgaaagggaagCTCAACTTACCTCCTTATTTGACACCAGATGCAAGAGATCTTATCCGGAAACTTTTAAAA AGACAAGTCAGTCAGCGCTTAGGTAGTGGACCAGATGATGGAGAACCAATTAAAAGGCATCTTTTCTTCAAACATATTAACTGGGATGATGTCTTGCATCGCAAATTAGATCCCCCCTTTAAACCTGTTTTG aGTGGAGAAGATGATGTTAGCCAGTTTGACAGCAAATTCACAAAGCAAACCCCTGTTGACTCACCAGATGATAATATGCTGAGTGAAAGTGCAAATATGGTCTTTGAG GGCTTTACATATGTTGCTCCATCAGTTTTAGAAGAGATGGCTCGCCCCAGTGTTGTGAAGGCTCGCTCACCAAGGAAGCCTTACACACCAAACTCTGCTGGGCCTTTTTCACCTCGTGTTGGGGGCCTACAAAACCCCTTCACTTTTGCAAATGGAGCAGACAGTGCATCGTCAGGACACTATGAACAGATGGACACTAGCAATTGCATACAACCTGTGTCCCAAAATCAGCACATACAACACAGCCAGAACCACATGTCGCAGCGACACCAACCCCAACAGACAACATTTAATTGGAAGCATTAA